A single Pan troglodytes isolate AG18354 chromosome X, NHGRI_mPanTro3-v2.0_pri, whole genome shotgun sequence DNA region contains:
- the RGN gene encoding regucalcin isoform X1, whose amino-acid sequence MSSIKIECVLPENCRCGESPVWEEASNSLLFVDIPAKKVCRWDSFTKQVQRVTMDAPVSSVALRQSGGYVATIGTKFCALNWKDQSAVVLATVDNDKKNNRFNDGKVDPAGRYFAGTMAEETAPAVLERHQGALYSLFPDHHVKKYFDQVDISNGLDWSLDHKIFYYIDSLSYSVDAFDYDLQTGQISNRRSVYKLEKEEQIPDGMCIDAEGKLWVACYNGGRVIRLDPVTGKRLQTVKLPVDKTTSCCFGGKNYSEMYVTCAQDGMDPEGLLRQPEAGGIFKITGLGVKGIAPYSYAG is encoded by the exons ATGTCTTCCATTAAGATTGAGTGTGTTTTGCCAGAGAACTGCCGGTGTGGTGAGTCTCCAGTATGGGAGGAAGCGTCCAACTCTCTGCTCTTTGTAGACATTCCTGCAAAAAAGGTTTGCCGGTGGGATTCATTCACCAAGCAAGTACAGCGAGTGACCATGG ATGCCCCAGTCAGCTCCGTGGCTCTTCGCCAGTCGGGAGGCTATGTTGCCACCATTGGAACAAAGTTCTGTGCTTTGAACTGGAAAGATCAATCAGCAGTTGTCTTGGCCACGGTGGATAACGACAAGAAAAACAATCGCTTCAATGATGGGAAGGTGGATCCCGCCGGGAGGTACTTTGCTG GCACCATGGCTGAGGAAACAGCTCCAGCAGTTCTTGAGCGGCACCAGGGGGCCCTGTACTCCCTCTTTCCTGATCACCACGTGAAAAAGTACTTTGACCAGGTGGACATCTCCAATGGTTTGGATTGGTCGCTAGACCACAAAATCTTCTATTACATTGACAGCCTGTCCTACTCCGTGGATGCCTTTGACTATGACCTGCAGACAGGACAGATCT CCAACCGCAGAAGTGTTTACAAgctagaaaaggaagaacaaatccCAGATGGAATGTGTATTGATGCTGAGGGGAAGCTCTGGGTGGCCTGTTACAATGGAGGAAGAGTGATTCGTTTAGATCCTGTGACAG GGAAAAGACTTCAAACTGTGAAGTTGCCTGTTGATAAAACAACTTCATGCTGCTTTGGAGGGAAGAATTACTCTGAAATGTATGTGACCTGCGCCCAGGATGGGATGGACCCCGAGGGTCTTTTGAGGCAACCTGAAGCTGGTGGAATTTTCAAG aTAACTGGTCTGGGGGTCAAAGGAATTGCTCCCTACTCCTATGCAGGATGA
- the RGN gene encoding regucalcin isoform X2: MSSIKIECVLPENCRCGESPVWEEASNSLLFVDIPAKKVCRWDSFTKQVQRVTMDAPVSSVALRQSGGYVATIGTKFCALNWKDQSAVVLATVDNDKKNNRFNDGKVDPAGRYFAANRRSVYKLEKEEQIPDGMCIDAEGKLWVACYNGGRVIRLDPVTGKRLQTVKLPVDKTTSCCFGGKNYSEMYVTCAQDGMDPEGLLRQPEAGGIFKITGLGVKGIAPYSYAG, from the exons ATGTCTTCCATTAAGATTGAGTGTGTTTTGCCAGAGAACTGCCGGTGTGGTGAGTCTCCAGTATGGGAGGAAGCGTCCAACTCTCTGCTCTTTGTAGACATTCCTGCAAAAAAGGTTTGCCGGTGGGATTCATTCACCAAGCAAGTACAGCGAGTGACCATGG ATGCCCCAGTCAGCTCCGTGGCTCTTCGCCAGTCGGGAGGCTATGTTGCCACCATTGGAACAAAGTTCTGTGCTTTGAACTGGAAAGATCAATCAGCAGTTGTCTTGGCCACGGTGGATAACGACAAGAAAAACAATCGCTTCAATGATGGGAAGGTGGATCCCGCCGGGAGGTACTTTGCTG CCAACCGCAGAAGTGTTTACAAgctagaaaaggaagaacaaatccCAGATGGAATGTGTATTGATGCTGAGGGGAAGCTCTGGGTGGCCTGTTACAATGGAGGAAGAGTGATTCGTTTAGATCCTGTGACAG GGAAAAGACTTCAAACTGTGAAGTTGCCTGTTGATAAAACAACTTCATGCTGCTTTGGAGGGAAGAATTACTCTGAAATGTATGTGACCTGCGCCCAGGATGGGATGGACCCCGAGGGTCTTTTGAGGCAACCTGAAGCTGGTGGAATTTTCAAG aTAACTGGTCTGGGGGTCAAAGGAATTGCTCCCTACTCCTATGCAGGATGA